GCACCTAGCAACCTCAAAACGATCGACTTTCACAATGGAATCTGCTTTCAAATATGACATGTAATGATTAGCACGTCCGACGGGGGTAAACCCATGAATCACGGAATCTGCAAATAACATTATTCAGCAAAGAATCATGAAATCAATTAAAACAATTATGTTAAATAAGTGTGATATATCAAATATTAACTTACATTTTCAACAAGGAAAACAACGGTGATTCACACAAACTCCATGTCTTTCTTGAAGTTCAGGGAATTCCAGAAGCGGAGGAAGCTAGAGGTTATGCTCTGACTACTGCGACCAAGACGGAGAGACTCGAAGGTTGAGTGACGGATGTCGGGACGCCGTTTGAGGAACTGGAGAGGCAGGGAGAAACATTTTCTAGAAGATGGTTAAAGCTAAGAGGAATCAATGAGTTTTGTGGAGATGCAGATTGGATTCATCAAAGATGAGAATTATATATATATGGTTTATAGAGAGGTTACAAATCAGGAATATTTATGATCAAGTGATTTAATATGGGGACGTGAAGAGTTCACCGGTGAAAAAATAGATTACGAACAGACACACGGCGCAACTCTGTAACCCAGACTTGTTTGAGACAATGATGAAAAGAACTCAAACTCATGTTAAACGACAACAATTTACAATATGAAAAAACTATAATTGTTGCAAACTTGAGCTTTTTTTTCATATGAAGTGATGAATCTCATTTAAAAATAAAATCCATAATACACTTGTAGGCTCGATCCTCAGAGGAAGCCGAAGAAACTACGGCTTCCGACCTTCATAAATGTATATTAGGTGCGGTCATCAATGTACAAAATATCATTTATCTTAGTGGTATAAATGTTGATGTTTATATCTTAATAATCTGGGTTCGAGCCATGTGCTTGACACTTTTCACATTTTTTAAAAGTGAGATCCACAAAACGCTGACGTGGCGCGCCGAGGAGTAAGCAAAAATTCAACTTTTATAATTATATAATATAGATTATTTTCGAAAAAAATTGTAGTACCACGTATTTAAATATTGTCACTCGAGTATTATTGTTAGAGTATAAGATAGATTATCATGAAAAACAAATTAAAATAATGTATAGTCATATGAAAGCATGTGAGGGCACCGCAACCGCCGCTGAAACCTAGGGATCATGCCAATTGATCTCTTTGTTTATTTTTGTTTCTGTAACTTGAAATTTATACAATAACACTTTTATAATTTCAGAAGCCGTTGAATGATATGAATATGAAAACAGAAAACAGGGTTCATCAGATATATTGTGGAATAAAATATTTTGTGGTTTGGATGCTGCAAAATGAAACATTTTACAATCTCTTAGGAAATAAGGATATGTTGTTATTATTTGAAAATTCAAAACCTTCAATAACTTGTAAACTCAAATAATTCTTTCCATACACATTTTACAAAATAGTGGAACTAAAATCAACCACAGTATTTTGTGAAGGTTTCAAATAATTCTTTCGCAAATAAGTTAATAATAGATTTCTGAGATAGTTAGTAACAAATACAATTCTCAAAATAACCTAACAAACCATAGTCAAATGGGGAAAAAACCATAAAAGGGTTTAAATAAAATTTAAAAGAAAGTTACAAAAAAAAATTAAAAGAAAATGGATGAAAAGTGGAGTATAATGTAACGTACGGATGATAAGCAATACTAGTAAGCAAGACAAGGGCGGGCCGGAGATCGACGAAGGTCGCATGGGGGAAACATCTCGTAGTGCTTCTCTTATCCCTTCATATTTCCTGACGTCAGCTTTTTCATTTTCTTTCATTTTTATTTAATCTTCGTGTTCTTTTTTTCTTTAATATATTTTAGCGGCTACAATTAAACTAAAGATTTTTCGAATATATGACAGAAAGATTGTGTTCTTTTTTTCTTCTAATCTTTAGGGATATAGAAAACGGTTGTAGTGGAATCCATGTAAAGGGTTAGGTACACGTAGTTTTAATAATTATGAAACTCGACATGGATTAATACCAACCCCTAGTTTTCTTTTGCTGTTAAACACACAATTTGCTCAGAGACCTGGATTGGCCCAATAACTGAAACCATTCAAATCTTAAATAATGCAAGTTAATGTAGTCTGTGGACTGTATCCATCATAAATATGCGCGACACTAAATGATTATTCACGTATAAATGATAGAGATTCTTGTATTGCGGGCGCTATATTGTGTTATCTAAGATCAAACTATTTTAAAAGTATTTAGATGAAATCTTCATAATTTATTAGAAAACTAATTGGACCATCATCATCATCAATCCATATCTGTCCCATTATATTCTCTTTTATCGACTTTATTGAATTTCTAACATCTGTCAGGTATGAATGACAAAGGACTGCTACACAACTTGCTGGGCTGAAACACAGTTCGAAAAGGATTCATCATTCGTTTCCAAGATGCAGATAATGTTAAATAAGGATGTGGGCAACGTTATATACTTTTGCAAGTTGCATACACTAAGATACTTGGTTAGACCTGACTAATGTATATCTTCTTTAAACAATCATATTTGCTGTTTCAAACCGGTTTTATGTTAAAACGAGACATTTATCTTGTCATTGTTTAGTTTATTTCATAACTTTCAGTTATGTTTGTGCAGATTTCTAGTGACTGCCTGATCATTTTTAGTTATCTAACCAAGTGAGAAAACGAGTTAGATGATTTTTAGGACCTGTTTATTGCCCTTTGCTCCGGATTATATGTAACCTTCTTTCCAGTGCTACTGGGTCTCCAGACTATAGTGGCAAGTTATTTCATAGTGCCCAAGTCAAGTGGAGTCATTTCTTAATTAAAAAGATAATATTTGTGTGTGAACTTTCTTTATTGGTTTAACTTCATTCTATATATATGATGATCTTTAGTCCAATGATTGATTATAGTTCATGAAATAAGTCGAGGGAGAATCTATTTTCTACAGCAAATAAAAGATTGTGGAAAACCACTATTAAGCCATGTTTTTGTGCATAAAATCATTCTAAGAATATTTCAATAAGAAACATTGTTTGGGTGTTTTGATTAAAATATAAATTATACTATTAGCTTAACTTTTTTTGACATCACTATTAGCTTAACTTAACTTATACAGTCGACATTCAATATAGAAGTTGCTGTCAAAAGAAAACTTATATAGTCGACAAATTAAAAACTTAACTTATATGAATACTATATTATATGATATATCGTGGATCCTTTTCAATGGTGGAGTTTATACTTGGGCCTCCAAACGAAAACCCATTATCTCTATGCTTTAATTGATGTTCGTGAACGGACTAAGTTATTTATACTCTTAAAAGTCTGGCGGACCAAGCCTAATCAAATCAATTAGGGTACTACTATGCATGTTATGGAAATCAAATAGAAAATCAAAGCCTTTGAGGCCCAATATATTAAAATAAAATAAATATGGGCTTGCCCAAATCAGGCTTCTTGGAATTATTTTTTATCGGCAAGATTAATTTAATTTACATGCCGACACAGTGCCACCTAATGATGAATGCGCTGATGGTGGAGGGCCCGGAGGTACGGTCATTAACATTATAATCACTTTCATCATTAGCCATTAAAACTTTATGATTAAGACGCTGTTTATTTAATGTATCTTTCTGATCAGAGACATCGGTCACTGTCATAGTATATACAAAACCCTAATCTCAATTATCGAGTCCTTCACCCTTTTCCCCAAAAGCAAACACAATGTAAACCTTTTTCTTGATCAAATGACCAATATTTTAATTCATTAAAACATCATTACATCTTAATCCGATGTTGGATTTTAGTTCATGTTACAACCTACAATGATTCTCCAAGAAAACATCTGTCTTTTCTTTTATTTCCTTTTAAAATATTACAACTCATAATGTTTTCCCTAGAAAATACAAACTAAAATGAAAATAAAACCAAACTTCTTCTAATCTTCAAAAGTGCTAACATCATTAAAACAAAATAATATTTTGGTTTATTAATTTCATCATTAAAACGCCTTACAAGCAATTTCCTCCATAACCTGCGTTTCTAAATAGTGCTTGCTTTATATCTTCCGAGGTGATGAAATCTCTCTGCTGAGCTGCCTATAAAGACACACAACACACACACAAACTCATCACTCTTACCATTGCAAATGTATTATTTGAATCATATATTTCTCTTTACATAACATATAGTTTTAGTACCTCGGAGCAAGAAGCCTGCAAAGAGAAATCACTAAAGCAGCTTATAACACATTGTTCAATCTCCAGGCCTAGAGTCTCTAATGTATTGACAGTTGATAGAAGCAATCCCGGTTTGGGAGAGCAACATATCTCAACCCGAGTATCTACGACTCTCCGGTCCACTTCAAACTATCCAAAACACAAAAGAATTTTAACAAAATTAGTCCGCATCAAACCATGATTTTCTGAAAATTCGAGGGTATTTATGTAACAATTCATGCACAGAAGGACTGGAATGTAAAACTATCAAAATCAAGAACAGTGACATGAAAAATATCATCATCTTTGTTTATACCTTTGGTGAGTTTCTGACCATAGGTTCGTTTGTGTTGAGATCCTTGATATCACCGAACAGCTTAGAATGATGCGAGCCATTGCTATTTCCAAGTTCTTGTTCCTCCTCTTGCAATTTGTTGATCTTGTCTAAAAGCTCCTTCATGTAATCTATGGCATCTCCTAATATCGATGTCCTGTCCATCTAGTTTTAAACATACCAATAATTATTATTTTTATAAACTTAAATGGTTAATCATTTACTCTTTTCAACCGGTTCTGTAGATTCCCATAAAAGTAAGAACATAATAATTATACAATCTTGAAAAAGGTTCAAACAAGAAGAAACAAACATATAGCATTGAAAACATAAAAGACTATATATATATATTTTTAATCAATTCATTCGTTAAAAAAGGCCGAATATTTTGTTGATTTCTTGACCAAATTTATTTTAATTATTTGAAGCAAATATAAAATCTTCAAGGAAAAAAAAAAGTTGTAGCTAGATAGGGTTTAGATTTTCAGATTTAACTAAGTGTTTAAAACATGAGATTTAAAAGGCTAATCTCTTTATGAACCCCATATAATAATCATACATTATACACTCAATGAAAAAAAAACTAGGAAGAATCTTTCGTTGATTTTGACCATTTTGATTATAATTATTAGAAAATGTTATTTCATTAAAAGGTTAGAATATTAATTTACCTTACTGATTTTGGGAACAATGGACCGGAGCATAGAGAGTCGATCATTAAGTCGTTTTCTTCGACGTCTCTCGGCCATGAGATTCTTTGAAGGTTGGCCTTCGAGCTTTTTGCTCTTCTTCTTGTTCATTGTCTCTCCTCCACAGTAACCAACACTGAAGCTTTTGCTCTGATCAGACTCCATCAGTGGAGATGGATAGGACGTAGGATTAATGAAGCTATCTTCTTGAGAAGTTGGAAGCATCAATGGAGGTGAAGGGGAGGAAGAGTCGATAATCTCTTGTAACGCCTCAAGAAAAGGGTAATCGAATGTTGTGGCCACGGAGGATGTTAACGGAGGAGATGAGGCGGAGGGTGGTGGTAATAGTGGTGTTTGGTGAAGAAGCAATGGAGGTGGTTGAGAGATTAAATCCATGAAAGATGAAGAGTATAGAAGGGTATTTTCGTCTTCTTCTTCGTTGTTGAAACAGAGGTAGTCAATATTCCATCCATTTGGGAATAGTTGTTGATGGTGATGATGATGATGATCAAATCCGCCATTGAAGCTCAGATTGTTGTAGTTGGTGTTGATGTTGTCGGTAGTTTCTTGCTTTGTCTGAACAAGAAGCTCTTCGAACACGTTCATTTGAGTCGACAGTTCCATTTTCTGTAATAAAAGAAGATAGAACAGAGTGTATGTGAATGAGAGAAAGAGTATTGTGGATCAAAGAAGATGAAGTGTAAGCGTATTTATATATAAATCTGGAGAGATGTATGAGTGAGAGACTATACTGTTGATAAAATTAAAGACTCTAGTCTTAAATTTGTGATTAGCAGTAGTACTTTTTATTAACTATATTTTAATACTATTATTAGGAGCTCTATTTTGTTTGGTAACACATTTTTTTGTTATCTCTCGTGACAAATAATGAAAACATTTTCGTACCCCTAGCCTCTAGCTAGGAATAGATGAGCTATACTATATATTACTAGACTTTACATGAATAAATGTAATTATTGTTTTACCAAGGATTGCCTTTAAAATAAAAGTGCTAATGGTAATCAAAATTTACTGATCACAATCATATACTATAACGCAGAGTCTTTAAAAAAAAAAAAAAATACTCGTTTGTAGAAAGTTGGGAAAAAAATTATACAAGAGGTTTTAGTTTAATGGTTTATATTATGGTAGTATGTGGGGTTAGCTTTTTTTAGAAATTCTATAAATTCGTCGGTCATAGTTCTACAATATATATCTATTTTTTTTGGGATTAACCGTAGATATCTAAGCTGAGACCAACTAATTCTCCCAAAATATAATAATGATAAATAGTTATATTTTGGATTTTTAAGTGAGACCTAAAGCATAATATCATACATCTGCATAAGCAGACGACAACTTAATTCATAGCAAAATTTGAATCTTTCGTTGATAGATTTATGTTTTGTCCTAAATTCTTCTTTTGCAACCGTTTGATTATAACTCATACTTGTTACAGTTTTGAATATACCTCTTTGTCCGTTGTGTATTGTACGTAGATAGATTTCTACGTCGAAATAAATACGATGAAACATTCATATATTTTTAGTTTAAATGAAGACGGACAATTTATATTTTACACAATTCTTTAGTATTAGTGGTTAAAGAAGACGCTGTAAATTAATCTCTTTACAATAGGTGTCCTCAAGATGTATTTTTTATCAAACCGTAATGAATCTAATAATTATTTATACGTAATTGACAAGCAACAAGAAAGAGAGTATACGTTGATTCATTCCCTTTCATTGCCGGAAAGCTTTGATCCCACAAATTTCGTGTCTCGACCAAAACGGATCAACATTTTCTACCCCCTTCGTGCTTTATGTATTTATGTGTATTTGTCTGATATTTTTCTATATTAAAATTAATGATGAAGTCTGAGAGAAAATTACTAATATCTGGTAACATAAGCACACGTAGTTGTCTATTGTGTATACGCAAATAATTGCGTCTAAATCTTGCCTTAATTCGAAAATCAGCATCAAGCTTGATTTTAATTGCAATTTGACCCTTAAATCAAGGTAATGTTTGTGAATATTAATCCTGGCTTTTTTTAATGCATAGCATAGGCCGCAGAAATAATTGCCCTACTTTCATATTTGTCTTACGTTTGATATTGACGTTTATTCTTTAAAATTGCGCTTTTAAAGTCAAATTTTCATAATTAGAAGGCTATTTGCTGCGGTTATTCTAAACAAATCACCTAAAAAGTTGGAACTTTCAGAATTTTCTTTTGCCATCAACTTGGTAGGGGGTAAATTAGCAAATGTGAGACTAAAAGGGTTAAATCAAAAACTACACTTATAGAAGCAAATCTAGCTACTTGACTTCACTGCTAAAATATATGAATACTTGACTGCTAAAAATATATTATATATATCCGTGGAAAACCAGGCATATGCCTAGAATGTAGCTTTTTCATTTCATGTGTAATTTTTTATGTTTGCATGCATGTGAACTTCTTGCTCCATCTTCAGTGCCATTCTCGTATATAAAACCGTAAAAACAAAACTTAAAGAAAGTAAATAAGCAAATAAAGGAATAGAAAAAAAAGAGAAAGCACATGGCAAAGGGAGCTCCATGTTCACGAAAACAAACAAACTGTCTAAGGCCTCTCTCGTCCTTTCAGTTCACTCACTCTCAATCTATATTTAAGTAAGTATATATACATTGATATAATACACGAGTATATACACATATGTATTGAATTTGAAAATAATAACATTTAAAGTATTTCAAAATTCCCTGACCTAAACCAAAACGAAAAAGTATTATTTTTGAAACATTATTCTTTGATTAATCTTATAGGGCATGCATATGCACTCCATATGAAATACTTCCACTTTCTTTTCTTTTCTTTTTTGTTAAAAGGGCATTCAATATTTCCAATTTCGATATAACTAAAAACATAAATAAACTGAGTCTGCATGCATGCATTTACAATTTACTCCATCTGTTTCATATTAAGTTCTTTTTGGGTTTGTGCACACGGATTAAGAAAACAATTAATTTTGTACATTTTCTATATAAAAACACAATTACCAATACACCTAACCATATTTCAACCAATAGAAAAATAAATTACTGGATAAAACTAATAAATTTTGCATTGAAAATCGAAATCGACACTTATGTTGTCACAAAAAAAATTCTCTGCAACGACACTTATTCAGAAACGGAGGGAGTAACATATTGTTTTATCCACCATCTATAGTTTTTTTGGTATGACCACCATCTATAGTTGCTGAAAACAAGTTAAACAAACAAAGAATCCGGAAGTCTGGCTGTTCTTTCCTTCGGAAGTGGATGTTTTTGTTGTGAATGAAGAGGGGAACTTGTGTGTATTATTAGGTCGACCAACTGGTCTTTATATACATATGGTAATGACGGTCTAAGTACTGGATTGACATGAGATCGTACTTATCCTTAACTAGATAATGACTAGCAATACGTAAGATAAACACCAACTATAATGTAGATAAACACAAGAGTAGATAGGCGCCAGTATGATCCTGCGGATGGGCTTGGCCCGTCTTGCTACACGGGCTGATAAATGGGTCGATCACTAAATGGTTTATAACANNNNNNNNNNNNNNNNNNNNNNNNNNNNNNNNNNNNNNNNNNNNNNNNNNNNNNNNNNNNNNNNNNNNNNNNNNNNNNNNNNNNNNNNNNNNNNNNNNNNNNNNNNNNNNNNNNNNNNNNNNNNNNNNNNNNNNNNNNNNNNNNNNNNNNNNNNNNNNNNNNNNNNNNNNNNNNNNNNNNNNNNNNNNNNNNNNNNNNNNNNNNNNNNNNNNNNNNNNNNNNNNNNNNNNNNNNNNNNNNNNNNNNNNNNNNNNNNNNNNNNNNNNNNNNNNNNNNNNNNNNNNNNNNNNNNNNNNNNNNNNNNNNNNNNNNNNNNNNNNNNNNNNNNNNNNNNNNNNNNNNNNNNNNNNNNNNNNNNNNNNNNNNNNNNNNNNNNNNNNNNNNNNNNNNNNNNNNNNNNNNNNNNNNNNNNNNNNNNNNNNNNNNNNNNNNNNNNNNNNNNNNNNNNNNNNNNNNNNNNNNNNNNNNNNNNNNNNNNNNNNNNNNNNNNNNNNNNNNNNNNNNNNNNNNNNNNNNNNNNNNNNNNNNNNNNNNNNNNNNNNNNNNNNNNNNNNNNNNNNNNNNNNNNNNNNNNNNNNNNNNNNNNNNNNNNNNNNNNNNNNNNNNNNNNNNNNNNNNNNNNNNNNNNNNNNNNNNNNNNNNNNNNNNNNNNNNNNNNNNNNNNNNNNNNNNNNNNNNNNNNNNNNNNNNNNNNNNNNNNNNNNNNNNNNNNNNNNNNNNNNNNNNNNNNNNNNNNNNNNNNNNNNNNNNNNNNNNNNNNNNNNNNNNNNNNNNNNNNNNNNNNNNNNNNNNNNNNNNNNNNNNNNNNNNNNNNNNNNNNNNNNNNNNNNNNNNNNNNNNNNNNNNNNNNNNNNNNNNNNNNNNNNNNNNNNNNNNNNNNNNNNNNNNNNNNNNNNNNNNNNNNNNNNNNNNNNNNNNNNNNNNNNNNNNNNNNNNNNNNNNNNNNNNNNNNNNNNNNNN
The DNA window shown above is from Brassica oleracea var. oleracea cultivar TO1000 chromosome C3, BOL, whole genome shotgun sequence and carries:
- the LOC106328271 gene encoding transcription factor bHLH93 yields the protein MELSTQMNVFEELLVQTKQETTDNINTNYNNLSFNGGFDHHHHHHQQLFPNGWNIDYLCFNNEEEDENTLLYSSSFMDLISQPPPLLLHQTPLLPPPSASSPPLTSSVATTFDYPFLEALQEIIDSSSPSPPLMLPTSQEDSFINPTSYPSPLMESDQSKSFSVGYCGGETMNKKKSKKLEGQPSKNLMAERRRRKRLNDRLSMLRSIVPKISKMDRTSILGDAIDYMKELLDKINKLQEEEQELGNSNGSHHSKLFGDIKDLNTNEPMVRNSPKFEVDRRVVDTRVEICCSPKPGLLLSTVNTLETLGLEIEQCVISCFSDFSLQASCSEAAQQRDFITSEDIKQALFRNAGYGGNCL